In Colwellia sp. PAMC 20917, a single genomic region encodes these proteins:
- a CDS encoding tyrosine-type recombinase/integrase encodes MKDINNDKKLPRGVSIKKNKLSNSLQLSFTYKNIKCREIYPFRVTDRNITKASDKVGGIRDRIESGTFNYADEFPKSSKLKIFSNITHDVNVKYYLDDYIENAVRRGLSHTTINSYRKSVTALKPLWNFSVVKLTAREVLSFIENSPQAPKTIRNRISVLRCSLNKAIIQNIITIDPTSQINLTVYISNERKLNARKKHKDVLPFNGEEIYNILNNCSGQENYIITFCIETGCRSGEWAGLKWCDVNFDSKEVCLVETFTENQIKGTKSNLARTVPLSNKAIEALTSQFELTGTNGEFVFLNSKMNPWNTDSFRKHQWTKIIKKSGVKYRYPYQLRHSFATRNISEGMNLWKLSQLMGHRSPEMLLKHYGNFLDDYEKKIKK; translated from the coding sequence ATGAAAGACATAAACAACGATAAAAAACTCCCCAGAGGAGTGAGTATTAAAAAAAACAAACTCAGTAACTCGTTACAATTGAGTTTTACATACAAAAACATCAAATGCCGTGAAATTTATCCATTTCGGGTAACAGATAGAAACATTACAAAAGCCAGTGACAAAGTCGGGGGTATTCGAGACCGAATTGAAAGCGGCACATTTAATTACGCTGATGAATTCCCAAAATCTTCAAAATTAAAGATATTTTCTAATATAACTCATGATGTTAACGTAAAATACTATCTTGATGACTATATTGAAAACGCTGTTCGCCGCGGTTTATCACATACAACGATTAATAGTTATCGAAAATCAGTTACTGCATTAAAACCCTTGTGGAATTTTTCAGTTGTAAAACTGACAGCCAGAGAGGTTCTCAGTTTCATTGAGAACTCACCTCAAGCCCCTAAAACGATTAGAAACCGAATTTCGGTACTAAGATGCTCTTTAAATAAGGCAATTATTCAAAACATAATTACGATAGATCCAACATCACAAATTAATTTAACTGTATATATATCAAATGAAAGAAAGCTCAATGCTCGGAAAAAACACAAAGATGTTTTGCCATTTAATGGTGAAGAAATTTATAACATTTTAAATAATTGTTCTGGTCAAGAAAACTATATTATTACCTTTTGTATTGAAACTGGATGCAGATCGGGTGAGTGGGCTGGTTTAAAGTGGTGTGATGTTAATTTTGACAGCAAAGAAGTCTGTTTAGTCGAAACATTTACTGAAAACCAAATAAAAGGAACAAAAAGTAATTTAGCTAGAACGGTACCCCTTTCAAACAAAGCTATCGAGGCACTTACTTCGCAATTTGAATTGACCGGAACCAATGGTGAATTTGTTTTTTTAAATAGTAAAATGAATCCATGGAACACGGATAGTTTTAGAAAACATCAATGGACAAAAATCATCAAAAAATCGGGTGTAAAATATCGTTATCCCTACCAACTACGTCACTCTTTTGCCACAAGAAATATCAGCGAAGGCATGAATTTATGGAAGTTATCACAATTGATGGGACATAGATCACCTGAGATGCTTTTGAAACACTATGGCAATTTTCTTGATGATTATGAAAAGAAAATAAAGAAGTAA